The following coding sequences lie in one Desulfovibrio aminophilus genomic window:
- a CDS encoding chromate resistance protein ChrB domain-containing protein has protein sequence MPDEPSWLLLIHNIPPKPAYLRAKVSRKLAVLGAIALKNAVYVLPDEPRHREDLDWLVREIEHGGGKAFTMSADLVSGLEDAQVRALFQAAREEDYAELVLRAKEALEAFRSMDEEQARAALADLQQRKQAVGAIDFFGAPSREGLEGLLASMDARLRERQERHTLAAGRVSESVESFRSKVWVTRAGVHVDRMASAWLVLRFIDAEARFRFVDVPAHEPEPGEVTFDMRRADFTHEDDRCTFETLIRRLGLRDAALDRLGEMVHDIDLKEDRYGHPETRGLAVSLSGVALRHPEDLDRIRVGCVVLDALYEGLRLHGGGI, from the coding sequence CCACAATATCCCGCCCAAGCCCGCCTATCTGCGGGCCAAGGTGTCCAGGAAGCTGGCCGTTCTGGGAGCCATCGCCCTCAAGAACGCCGTGTATGTGCTCCCGGACGAACCCCGTCACCGGGAGGATCTGGACTGGCTCGTCCGGGAGATTGAGCACGGCGGAGGCAAGGCCTTCACCATGAGCGCCGATCTGGTGAGCGGCTTGGAGGACGCCCAGGTTCGCGCGCTCTTTCAGGCGGCCAGGGAGGAGGACTACGCGGAACTGGTCCTGCGGGCCAAGGAGGCCTTGGAGGCCTTCAGGAGCATGGACGAGGAGCAGGCTCGGGCGGCCCTGGCGGACCTGCAGCAGCGCAAGCAGGCCGTGGGGGCCATCGACTTTTTCGGAGCGCCCAGCCGCGAGGGGCTGGAAGGACTGCTGGCGTCCATGGACGCCCGGCTCCGTGAGCGCCAGGAACGGCACACCCTGGCGGCCGGCAGGGTCTCGGAGTCCGTGGAGAGCTTTCGGAGCAAGGTCTGGGTCACCCGGGCCGGGGTGCATGTGGACCGCATGGCCAGCGCCTGGCTTGTCCTGCGTTTCATCGACGCCGAGGCCCGTTTCCGCTTCGTGGACGTTCCGGCTCATGAGCCGGAACCCGGCGAGGTGACATTCGACATGCGCCGGGCGGACTTCACCCACGAGGACGACCGTTGCACCTTCGAAACCCTCATCCGGCGGCTTGGTCTGCGGGACGCGGCCTTGGACCGCCTCGGGGAGATGGTCCACGACATTGATCTCAAGGAGGACCGCTACGGCCACCCGGAAACACGTGGTTTGGCCGTGTCCCTCTCGGGTGTGGCCCTGCGGCATCCCGAGGATCTGGACCGCATCCGCGTCGGTTGCGTGGTGCTGGACGCTCTGTACGAAGGCCTTCGCCTCCACGGCGGCGGAATCTGA